In a genomic window of Streptomyces koelreuteriae:
- a CDS encoding alpha/beta fold hydrolase, with protein sequence MPYITVGQENSTAIDLYYEDHGSGQPVVLIHGFPLDGHSWERQSAVLLDAGYRVITYDRRGFGQSSQPTTGYDYDTFAADLNTVMETLDLRDAVLVGFSMGTGEVARYVSTYGSGRVAKVAFLASLEPCLLKSDDNPGGVAPKEFFDEIVAAVKADRYAYYTNFYNDFYNLDENLGTRISEEAVRNSWNVAAGGGFFAASAAPSTWYTDFRADIPAIDVPALILHGTGDRILPVDGTARRFHKALPAADYVEIEGAPHGLLWTHAEEVNSALLAFLKK encoded by the coding sequence ATGCCGTACATCACCGTGGGCCAGGAGAACTCCACCGCCATCGACCTGTACTACGAGGACCACGGATCCGGGCAGCCGGTCGTCCTCATCCACGGCTTCCCGCTCGACGGGCACTCCTGGGAGCGGCAGAGCGCCGTCCTGCTCGACGCCGGGTACCGCGTGATCACGTACGACCGGCGCGGCTTCGGGCAGTCCTCCCAGCCGACGACCGGCTACGACTACGACACTTTCGCGGCCGACCTGAACACCGTGATGGAGACCCTCGACCTGCGCGACGCCGTCCTCGTCGGCTTCTCGATGGGCACCGGCGAGGTCGCCCGCTATGTGTCGACGTACGGCTCCGGCCGGGTCGCCAAGGTCGCCTTCCTCGCCTCGCTGGAGCCCTGCCTGCTCAAGTCGGACGACAACCCGGGCGGGGTCGCCCCGAAGGAGTTCTTCGACGAGATCGTCGCGGCCGTGAAGGCGGACCGGTACGCGTACTACACGAACTTCTACAACGACTTCTACAACCTCGACGAGAACCTCGGCACCAGGATCAGCGAGGAGGCCGTCCGCAACAGCTGGAACGTCGCGGCGGGCGGTGGTTTCTTCGCCGCGTCCGCCGCGCCCTCCACCTGGTACACCGACTTCCGGGCCGACATCCCGGCGATCGACGTGCCGGCCCTGATCCTGCACGGCACCGGCGACCGCATCCTGCCGGTGGACGGGACGGCGCGGCGGTTCCACAAGGCCCTTCCGGCCGCCGACTACGTGGAGATCGAGGGCGCCCCGCACGGTCTGCTCTGGACCCACGCGGAGGAGGTCAACTCGGCGCTGCTCGCCTTCCTGAAGAAGTGA
- a CDS encoding toxin-antitoxin system HicB family antitoxin, translating to MDLTPYVDTLRRELAVAAEAGGEDARELAERLTAPLESATRLTLLNVLSAAMDEVTRELAPGSVDVRLRGLDPAFVVTPPPARAGFEEPDPRPEPPRAPAPAPAPADADDGTTARINLRLPAHLKGRAEEAAAREGLSVNAWLVRAVNAAVDGGDLRARPAEPTRSGGNRYTGWVR from the coding sequence ATGGACCTCACGCCCTATGTCGACACACTCCGCCGGGAACTCGCGGTGGCTGCCGAAGCCGGTGGCGAGGACGCCCGCGAGCTGGCCGAGCGGCTGACCGCTCCACTGGAGTCGGCGACCCGCCTGACCCTGCTGAACGTGCTGTCCGCCGCCATGGACGAGGTCACCCGCGAACTCGCCCCCGGCTCGGTCGACGTACGGCTGCGCGGGCTCGACCCCGCCTTCGTCGTGACACCGCCACCGGCCCGCGCCGGCTTCGAGGAACCGGACCCGCGCCCGGAGCCGCCGAGGGCCCCGGCACCGGCCCCCGCGCCCGCCGACGCCGACGACGGCACCACCGCGCGGATCAATCTGCGCCTGCCCGCCCACCTCAAGGGACGCGCCGAGGAGGCCGCCGCACGCGAGGGGCTGTCGGTCAACGCCTGGCTGGTGCGCGCGGTGAACGCGGCCGTGGACGGCGGCGACCTCCGGGCCCGACCCGCCGAGCCGACCCGCAGCGGCGGCAACCGCTACACCGGCTGGGTGCGCTGA
- a CDS encoding carbohydrate ABC transporter permease yields MSQATAPPRPMPPPSGALPAARHPSRRRRSQAVSGHVFLAPWLIGTLVLTLGPMVISLYLSFTDYDLFSRPRWVGLANYRYMLEDDRFLTSAGVTLEYALIGTPLKLAAALAVALLLNRASRGVGLYRAAFYAPSLLGASVSVALVWRALFATDGATDRSLAFFGVHVGGFTDNPDYALYPLVLLTVWQFGAPMVVFLAGLKQIPKELYESASLDGAGRMRTFFSITLPMLSPVLFFNLVLEIIHSFQAFTPAFVISGGTGGPSDSTLLYSLYLYQQAFASFHMGYASAMAWVLLAVIALITYAVFRSARLWVFYAQEDAS; encoded by the coding sequence ATGAGCCAGGCGACCGCTCCGCCCCGTCCCATGCCGCCGCCGAGCGGTGCCCTCCCCGCCGCGCGGCATCCGAGTCGGCGCCGTCGTTCCCAAGCCGTGTCGGGTCATGTGTTCCTGGCGCCCTGGCTGATCGGCACGCTGGTGCTGACGCTGGGTCCGATGGTGATCTCGCTGTATCTGTCGTTCACCGACTACGACTTGTTCTCCCGGCCGCGCTGGGTGGGACTGGCGAACTACCGCTACATGCTGGAGGACGACCGGTTCCTGACCTCGGCCGGTGTCACCCTCGAGTACGCCCTGATCGGTACCCCGTTGAAGCTGGCCGCCGCGCTCGCCGTGGCGCTGCTCCTGAACCGGGCGAGCCGCGGGGTGGGCCTGTACCGGGCGGCGTTCTACGCGCCCTCACTGCTCGGCGCGAGCGTCAGTGTCGCCCTGGTGTGGCGGGCGCTGTTCGCCACGGACGGTGCGACCGACCGCTCGCTGGCGTTCTTCGGTGTGCACGTCGGCGGTTTCACCGACAACCCGGACTACGCCCTGTATCCGCTGGTCCTGCTGACGGTCTGGCAGTTCGGCGCGCCGATGGTGGTGTTCCTCGCGGGGCTGAAGCAGATCCCGAAGGAGCTGTACGAGTCGGCGTCGCTGGACGGCGCGGGCCGGATGCGGACGTTCTTCTCGATCACGCTGCCGATGCTGTCCCCGGTGCTGTTCTTCAACCTGGTGCTGGAGATCATCCACTCCTTCCAGGCGTTCACCCCGGCGTTCGTGATCAGCGGCGGCACCGGAGGCCCCTCGGACTCCACGCTGCTGTACTCGCTCTACCTCTACCAACAGGCCTTCGCGAGCTTCCACATGGGCTACGCCTCGGCGATGGCGTGGGTCCTGCTGGCCGTCATCGCGCTGATCACGTACGCCGTCTTCCGCAGCGCCCGGCTGTGGGTCTTCTACGCACAGGAGGACGCGTCGTGA
- a CDS encoding helix-turn-helix domain-containing protein has translation MDTGVGIAAPFGRLLRALRQSRRLTIEELAEASGVSGRAIGDMERGKSRRPHRGTVTALAQGLELDEAAHADLLAAARAARPGARAAGSLKASPHTLPRGVRDFVGRHEELAVLRALAQEAADSGPTPAGGPRVPPAAVVCGPPGSGKTTLAVRLAEELASSCPDGAFLVDMRGLDERPLTAEQAVSGLLGSWGVGDAELARLGTEERLARYQEIAAGLRAVLVLDNAGGEAQVRPLLPREGRLLVVVTSRRALAGLEGMRRVELGGLSRQESAALLRAVVGGGRVDAEPSAADVVTELCGRLPLALRVAANWAATRTNWSLRRLADRLADEDRRLDALSAGDLRINSAFALSYSRLAPEAARMFRLLSLVPGGDFSVAPAAVLAGVPLPDAEDLLEELLEAGLLMTSRQDRYRLHDLLRLYAASRHRTEDGEERSLAARSRLRHWLLETAVLAGRWYEPDYGRPAPDPGRLVALDDREQAARWIKAEGDAWLAAFREAAARGEHARVVEVAEAMHWFSDHWVSWGHWTEVYERAATAGAALDDAGLEATHRNYLAWAYWACARRHDEAVEAAEDALRLAGAAGNVLQQAWAHAYLGWLRDAVGDMPPAADHYHRALELFTEADDVTGYLQVSCGVIRVLRGAGRARAAVETYQGILDALADPRHHDRIPPNVRDFTLLSAVYSVSFVHLGQGQWQEAADALRSVRGQFDARGWYRQAGKVHLHLGQALAHLGERAGAAAEYRAVLALGDRVPADVRDEAHAGLAALAAGRPAPAGPLVQ, from the coding sequence GTGGACACCGGGGTGGGGATCGCGGCGCCGTTCGGCCGGCTGCTGCGCGCGTTACGGCAGAGCCGTCGGCTGACGATCGAGGAGCTGGCCGAGGCCTCCGGGGTGTCGGGGCGTGCCATCGGTGACATGGAGCGGGGCAAGAGCCGCCGTCCGCACCGGGGCACGGTGACCGCGCTCGCCCAGGGCCTGGAACTGGACGAGGCGGCGCACGCGGACCTTCTGGCCGCCGCCCGCGCCGCCCGTCCCGGGGCACGGGCCGCCGGGTCCCTCAAGGCCTCGCCGCACACACTGCCGAGGGGCGTGCGCGACTTCGTCGGACGGCATGAGGAACTGGCGGTGCTGCGCGCCCTGGCGCAGGAGGCCGCCGACAGCGGGCCGACGCCGGCCGGGGGGCCGAGGGTGCCGCCGGCGGCCGTGGTGTGCGGCCCGCCCGGCAGCGGCAAGACGACGCTGGCGGTCCGGCTGGCCGAGGAGCTGGCGTCGTCCTGCCCCGACGGGGCGTTCCTGGTGGACATGCGGGGGCTGGACGAGCGGCCGCTCACCGCGGAGCAGGCCGTGTCGGGGCTGCTGGGCTCGTGGGGCGTGGGGGACGCCGAACTGGCCCGGCTCGGCACCGAGGAGCGGCTCGCCCGCTACCAGGAGATCGCGGCCGGGCTCCGCGCGGTCCTGGTGCTGGACAACGCGGGCGGCGAGGCCCAGGTCAGACCGCTGCTGCCCCGCGAGGGGCGGCTGCTCGTGGTGGTGACGAGCCGCCGTGCCCTCGCCGGTCTGGAAGGGATGCGGCGCGTCGAACTCGGCGGGCTGAGCCGGCAGGAGTCCGCCGCCCTGCTGCGGGCCGTCGTGGGCGGCGGGCGTGTGGACGCCGAGCCGTCGGCGGCGGACGTGGTGACCGAGCTGTGCGGTCGTCTGCCCCTGGCCCTCAGGGTGGCGGCCAACTGGGCTGCCACCCGCACCAACTGGAGCCTGCGGCGCCTGGCCGACCGGCTCGCCGACGAGGACCGCAGGCTGGACGCGCTCAGCGCGGGCGATCTGCGGATCAACTCCGCCTTCGCGCTGTCCTACTCCCGGCTCGCCCCCGAGGCCGCCCGGATGTTCCGGCTGCTGTCGCTCGTCCCGGGTGGGGACTTCAGTGTGGCACCGGCCGCCGTGCTCGCCGGTGTGCCGCTGCCCGACGCCGAGGATCTCCTGGAGGAACTGCTGGAGGCGGGGCTGCTGATGACGTCCCGTCAGGACCGCTATCGGCTGCACGACCTGCTCCGGCTGTACGCGGCCTCCCGTCACCGCACGGAGGACGGTGAGGAGAGGTCGCTCGCCGCGCGGTCCCGGCTGCGGCACTGGCTGCTGGAGACCGCCGTCCTCGCGGGCCGCTGGTACGAGCCGGACTACGGCAGGCCCGCGCCGGACCCCGGCCGGCTGGTCGCCCTGGACGACCGTGAACAGGCGGCGCGCTGGATCAAGGCGGAGGGCGACGCGTGGCTCGCCGCGTTCCGGGAGGCCGCGGCGCGGGGCGAGCACGCGCGGGTCGTCGAGGTCGCTGAGGCCATGCACTGGTTCTCCGACCACTGGGTGTCCTGGGGTCATTGGACCGAGGTCTACGAGCGTGCCGCGACGGCCGGGGCGGCGCTGGACGACGCCGGTCTGGAGGCGACCCACCGCAACTACCTCGCCTGGGCGTACTGGGCCTGCGCCCGCCGGCACGACGAGGCGGTGGAGGCGGCCGAGGACGCGCTGCGGCTCGCGGGGGCGGCCGGGAACGTCCTTCAGCAGGCGTGGGCCCACGCCTATCTCGGCTGGCTGCGGGACGCCGTCGGCGACATGCCGCCCGCCGCCGACCACTACCACCGGGCCCTGGAGCTGTTCACCGAGGCGGACGACGTCACCGGGTATCTGCAGGTGTCCTGCGGGGTGATCAGGGTGCTGCGCGGGGCGGGCCGGGCCCGGGCGGCGGTCGAGACCTACCAGGGCATCCTGGACGCCCTCGCGGATCCCCGTCATCACGACCGGATCCCGCCCAACGTACGGGACTTCACCCTGCTGTCCGCCGTCTACTCGGTGTCGTTCGTTCATCTCGGCCAGGGGCAGTGGCAGGAGGCGGCGGACGCGCTTCGCTCCGTACGCGGGCAGTTCGACGCCCGCGGCTGGTACAGGCAGGCGGGCAAGGTCCATCTCCATCTGGGCCAGGCCCTCGCCCATCTCGGCGAGAGGGCCGGGGCCGCCGCCGAGTACCGCGCCGTCCTCGCCCTCGGCGACCGCGTCCCCGCGGACGTACGCGACGAGGCCCACGCGGGTCTCGCCGCCCTGGCCGCGGGCCGCCCGGCACCGGCCGGCCCGCTCGTGCAGTGA
- a CDS encoding carbohydrate ABC transporter permease, producing MTTTAASPAPAERTSLRTWAWHAVCVVIGLVLLYPVLWLLTASFKSGEEVISNLSPIPKVFTPGNYTEAVDGVSGLTLWRLFGNSLLVSVGTVVGNVLSCSLAAYAFARLRFRGRGLYFALMIGTLMLPAHLMLIPQYVIFQELGMVGTYLPLILPKFLATEAFFVFLVVQFIRSLPAELDQAAAIDGCGPYRTFWHVIMPLLKPAIVTTTIFSFIWSWNDFFSQVIYLVEPETYTLQLGLRMFVDMDGSAMFGPMFAMSVLTLVPVLLFFLAFQRLLVEGVQTTGLKG from the coding sequence GTGACGACGACCGCGGCATCCCCCGCCCCCGCTGAGCGCACTTCGTTGCGGACCTGGGCCTGGCACGCCGTCTGCGTGGTGATCGGGCTCGTCCTGCTCTACCCGGTGCTGTGGCTGCTCACCGCGTCGTTCAAATCCGGGGAGGAGGTCATCTCCAACCTGAGCCCGATTCCGAAGGTGTTCACGCCGGGCAACTACACCGAGGCGGTCGACGGTGTCAGCGGCCTGACCCTGTGGCGGCTGTTCGGCAATTCGCTGCTCGTCTCCGTCGGCACGGTGGTCGGCAACGTCCTGTCCTGCTCGCTCGCCGCCTACGCTTTCGCCCGGCTCCGCTTCCGCGGCCGGGGCCTGTACTTCGCGCTGATGATCGGCACCCTGATGCTGCCGGCGCATCTGATGCTGATCCCGCAGTACGTGATCTTCCAGGAGCTCGGCATGGTGGGTACGTATCTGCCGCTGATCCTGCCGAAGTTCCTCGCCACGGAGGCGTTCTTCGTCTTCCTCGTCGTGCAGTTCATCCGCTCGCTGCCGGCCGAGCTCGACCAGGCGGCGGCGATCGACGGCTGCGGCCCGTACCGCACCTTCTGGCATGTGATCATGCCGCTGCTCAAGCCGGCGATCGTCACGACGACGATCTTCTCCTTCATCTGGAGCTGGAACGACTTCTTCTCCCAGGTGATCTACCTGGTGGAGCCGGAAACCTACACGCTCCAGCTCGGGCTGCGGATGTTCGTCGACATGGACGGCAGCGCCATGTTCGGCCCGATGTTCGCGATGTCGGTCCTCACCCTGGTTCCCGTGCTGCTGTTCTTCCTCGCCTTCCAGCGGCTGCTGGTGGAGGGCGTGCAGACGACCGGTCTGAAGGGCTGA
- a CDS encoding LacI family DNA-binding transcriptional regulator has product MTIREVAQAAGVSPSTVSRALSPDGTVSAATRDRVQAAADRLGYQPNRAARGLITGRTGAVGLIVPDLLNPFYAEACKGAQARARGLGHSLIVSDAERDEGLEMDAIRTLAPQVDGIVLTASQLSDEELGSLSRLTAKPVVLLHRREPGFPSVTADLAEGMTDALTHLHALGHRRIAYVGGPRSTWEARERAAGVDAMARGGTIDLVQVGSVAPHFDGGITGAADVVLAGGATAVVAFNDIVAFGLISRFTARGVRVPDDMSVVGCDDIALSGMAAPPLTTVSVPKAHAARAAVDLLFRTLRTPEVEGEEPIQRVLPTHLVVRGSTAALTKR; this is encoded by the coding sequence GTGACAATTCGAGAGGTCGCGCAGGCGGCCGGCGTGTCCCCCTCCACCGTGTCCCGGGCGCTGTCCCCGGACGGGACCGTGAGCGCGGCCACCCGGGACCGGGTGCAGGCGGCGGCCGACCGCCTCGGCTACCAGCCCAACCGAGCGGCCCGGGGCCTGATCACCGGGCGCACCGGGGCCGTGGGTCTGATCGTGCCTGATCTGCTGAACCCGTTCTACGCGGAGGCCTGCAAGGGGGCACAGGCCCGGGCCCGGGGGCTCGGTCACTCGCTGATCGTGAGTGACGCCGAGCGCGACGAGGGCCTCGAGATGGACGCGATCCGCACGCTGGCCCCGCAGGTGGACGGCATCGTGCTGACCGCGTCCCAGCTGAGCGACGAGGAACTGGGGTCGCTGAGCCGGCTCACCGCCAAGCCGGTGGTGCTGCTGCACCGTCGGGAGCCCGGGTTCCCGAGTGTCACGGCCGATCTGGCCGAGGGGATGACGGACGCCCTGACCCATCTGCACGCGCTCGGCCACCGCCGGATCGCCTATGTGGGCGGCCCCCGCAGCACATGGGAGGCGCGGGAGCGGGCGGCCGGGGTGGATGCGATGGCGCGGGGCGGCACGATCGACCTGGTTCAGGTGGGCAGTGTGGCCCCGCACTTCGACGGGGGCATCACGGGCGCGGCGGACGTGGTGCTGGCCGGCGGGGCGACCGCGGTGGTCGCGTTCAACGACATCGTCGCCTTCGGGCTGATCAGCCGCTTCACCGCGCGCGGGGTCCGGGTGCCGGACGACATGAGCGTGGTGGGCTGCGACGACATCGCCCTGTCCGGCATGGCCGCGCCCCCGCTGACCACGGTCTCGGTACCCAAGGCGCACGCCGCGCGGGCCGCCGTGGACCTGCTGTTCCGCACGCTCAGGACCCCCGAGGTCGAGGGCGAGGAGCCGATCCAGCGCGTGCTGCCGACCCACCTCGTCGTACGCGGTTCGACGGCGGCGCTGACAAAGCGCTGA
- a CDS encoding hydrolase, which produces MVSIADVTAAPSPDLLTPDNCAVLFVDHQPQMFFGTGSGDRTAIINATVGLARAARTFDVPVVLSTVAAESFSGPLLPRLAEVFPGQKPVDRTSMNAWEDVAFVEAVKATGRRKLVIAGLWTEVCVVLPALSALAQGYEVYVVTDASGGVSPQAHEHAVQRMIQAGAVPVTWVQVLLELQRDWARTETYGAVTDVVKEHGGAYGLGIVYAQAVIGAHAAG; this is translated from the coding sequence ATGGTCAGCATCGCCGATGTCACCGCCGCCCCCAGCCCCGACCTGCTCACCCCGGACAACTGCGCGGTGCTGTTCGTCGACCACCAGCCGCAGATGTTCTTCGGCACCGGCAGCGGCGACCGCACCGCCATCATCAACGCCACCGTCGGTCTGGCCAGAGCCGCCCGGACCTTCGACGTGCCGGTCGTACTGAGCACCGTGGCCGCCGAGTCCTTCTCCGGCCCGCTCCTGCCGCGGCTCGCGGAGGTCTTCCCCGGGCAGAAGCCCGTCGACCGCACCTCCATGAACGCCTGGGAGGACGTGGCCTTCGTCGAGGCGGTCAAGGCCACCGGGCGACGCAAGCTCGTCATCGCCGGTCTGTGGACCGAGGTCTGCGTCGTCCTGCCCGCGCTCTCCGCGCTCGCCCAGGGCTACGAGGTCTACGTCGTCACCGACGCGTCCGGCGGCGTCAGCCCGCAGGCCCACGAGCACGCGGTCCAGCGGATGATCCAGGCCGGGGCGGTCCCGGTCACCTGGGTGCAGGTGCTCCTGGAGTTGCAGCGCGACTGGGCCCGTACCGAGACGTACGGCGCGGTCACGGACGTGGTGAAGGAGCACGGCGGCGCCTACGGCCTCGGCATCGTCTACGCGCAGGCCGTCATCGGCGCCCACGCCGCCGGCTGA
- a CDS encoding ABC transporter substrate-binding protein gives MSPVRRSPSPLPTTGLSRRRLLASLAALPVASAATGCGARDVSADGTVTLDFQWWGSEDRNLATEKAVRLFELRHPKIKVATSYAGYDAYLQRLATQVAAGGGPDVMQMDVAYLRTYADRDVLADLAEPRFSAISRSRIPRLFQQTGQVDGKLVGIPTGVATTALFIDPALWRKAGVGIPKAGWTWDDLLTDVGPKLKRAVPGRSPLTDFGAYVECFHVWLVQRGKSLYTGDGSTGFSEADLRGYWELMQRLLDKGVFTPPPVTASSLSGGAGDRALVRKLSTAEFQITSSGTSYWETYGAVTPIPFPTVSASAPPGMAVAASSSLCVRRTSPHSREAALLIDFLVNDPGAAEALGVVRGLPPNQRNLDRLAPKLTGGDRVIARYVDDVRGDLAPPLPPAPSGADEDKNEFRRVYQDIIFGKSGVRAAASEMWDKFHTSVPQG, from the coding sequence ATGTCTCCAGTACGCCGTTCCCCGTCCCCGCTCCCGACCACCGGGCTGTCGCGCCGGCGGTTGCTGGCCTCGCTCGCGGCCCTCCCGGTGGCCTCGGCCGCCACCGGCTGCGGCGCGCGCGATGTCTCCGCCGACGGCACGGTGACGCTCGACTTCCAGTGGTGGGGTTCCGAGGACCGCAACCTGGCCACCGAGAAGGCCGTGCGGCTCTTCGAACTGCGCCATCCGAAGATCAAGGTGGCCACCTCGTACGCCGGGTATGACGCCTACCTCCAGCGGCTCGCCACCCAGGTCGCGGCCGGCGGCGGACCCGACGTCATGCAGATGGACGTCGCCTACCTGCGCACCTACGCGGACCGTGACGTGCTCGCGGACCTCGCCGAGCCGCGGTTCTCGGCGATCTCCCGCAGCCGCATACCCCGCCTCTTCCAGCAGACCGGCCAGGTCGACGGGAAGCTGGTCGGCATCCCGACGGGCGTCGCCACCACCGCCCTGTTCATCGACCCCGCCCTGTGGCGCAAGGCCGGGGTCGGCATCCCGAAAGCGGGCTGGACCTGGGACGACCTGCTCACCGATGTCGGCCCGAAGCTGAAGCGGGCCGTGCCCGGCCGCTCACCGCTGACCGACTTCGGCGCCTACGTCGAGTGCTTCCACGTCTGGCTGGTGCAGCGCGGCAAGTCGCTCTACACCGGCGACGGCTCCACCGGCTTCTCCGAGGCCGATCTGCGCGGCTACTGGGAGCTCATGCAGCGCCTGCTGGACAAGGGCGTCTTCACTCCGCCGCCCGTCACCGCGTCCTCGCTCAGCGGTGGGGCCGGCGACCGGGCGCTCGTGCGGAAGCTGTCCACCGCCGAGTTCCAGATCACCTCCTCGGGCACGTCGTACTGGGAGACCTACGGCGCGGTCACCCCCATCCCCTTCCCTACGGTGTCGGCGTCGGCGCCGCCGGGGATGGCCGTCGCCGCCTCGTCCTCACTGTGCGTCCGGCGCACCTCCCCGCACAGCCGCGAGGCCGCGCTGCTGATCGACTTCCTGGTCAACGACCCCGGGGCGGCCGAGGCGCTCGGAGTGGTCCGCGGACTGCCGCCCAACCAGCGCAACCTCGACCGGCTGGCACCGAAGCTCACCGGCGGCGACCGGGTCATCGCCCGCTACGTCGACGACGTCCGGGGCGACCTCGCACCGCCCCTGCCCCCGGCCCCGTCCGGCGCGGACGAGGACAAGAACGAGTTCCGGCGCGTCTACCAGGACATCATCTTCGGCAAGTCCGGCGTACGGGCCGCGGCGAGCGAGATGTGGGACAAGTTCCACACGAGCGTGCCGCAGGGCTGA
- a CDS encoding AraC-like ligand-binding domain-containing protein has protein sequence MAVVLCTASLPAADRTERWHHAVSHTFVPLDVHLLEKDPSPGRIVSNELGSLRIAHVQAGPQVVTRSKRLIARDGKEFLILTLQQRGSSLKEQDGREARMGPGDFSLSDSSRLFRKKVQDSFSFTSFHFPREDLRVRDDDLRAVTATAFSGREGGAALVATYFARLAREAAGFDPVAGRQFAATALDLLALLINERSGRFTTRAPETAAATLVRVQDHILRHLSDPGLAPPGIAAAHFMSVRYLHKLFQLEGVTVGEWIRTQRLERCRRDLLRSPALGHGVATVARRWGFVSPSHFSRAFRAAYGVTPREWQRNGLSGRCDA, from the coding sequence GTGGCCGTCGTCCTTTGCACCGCGTCACTGCCGGCGGCCGACCGGACGGAGCGCTGGCACCACGCCGTGTCACACACCTTCGTCCCGCTCGATGTGCACCTCCTCGAGAAGGACCCGTCGCCCGGCAGGATCGTCAGCAACGAGCTGGGCTCCTTACGGATCGCGCACGTCCAGGCGGGCCCGCAGGTCGTGACACGCAGCAAACGGCTGATCGCCCGGGACGGGAAGGAGTTCCTCATCCTCACCCTTCAGCAGCGGGGCAGCTCCCTCAAGGAACAGGACGGCAGGGAGGCCCGGATGGGCCCGGGTGACTTCTCCCTCTCGGACTCCTCCCGGCTGTTCCGCAAGAAGGTGCAGGACAGCTTCTCCTTCACCTCCTTCCACTTCCCCCGCGAGGACCTCCGCGTGCGGGACGACGATCTGCGGGCGGTGACCGCGACGGCGTTCTCCGGCCGGGAGGGCGGTGCCGCACTGGTGGCGACCTACTTCGCGCGTCTGGCCCGGGAAGCGGCCGGTTTCGACCCCGTCGCGGGCCGCCAGTTCGCCGCCACCGCGCTCGACCTGCTGGCACTGCTGATCAACGAGCGCAGCGGCCGCTTCACCACCCGGGCCCCGGAGACCGCCGCGGCCACCCTCGTACGCGTGCAGGACCACATCCTGCGCCACCTGTCCGACCCCGGCCTCGCCCCGCCGGGGATCGCCGCCGCGCACTTCATGTCGGTCCGCTACCTGCACAAGCTGTTCCAGCTGGAGGGCGTCACGGTGGGGGAGTGGATCCGGACGCAGCGCCTCGAACGGTGCCGCAGGGATCTGCTGCGGTCCCCGGCCCTGGGCCACGGGGTCGCGACCGTCGCCCGCCGCTGGGGCTTCGTGAGCCCCAGCCATTTCAGCCGTGCCTTCCGGGCGGCCTACGGGGTGACGCCCCGTGAGTGGCAGCGGAACGGTCTTTCCGGCCGATGTGATGCCTGA
- a CDS encoding DUF5701 family protein, which translates to MPETTPGTTAVLPVLPALSAQAERLIETGVHEIAGLSAAEIRTYAADAEASVGSEGALLAVHPDRAPASALAPLLRREGKPGFVVVDMSDVDEFAPTGVELPDAPLYVLTGLDRGDHMSNWSPDEALPALTEQDRTPLLLAEGIHWVLQQPAALDRNLCFMTIGSRLRKPNGTFDARTPAIWISNGTGRDGRERREAPKVGWCWWNNRHTWLGFGSTTGRKP; encoded by the coding sequence GTGCCCGAGACCACGCCCGGAACCACCGCCGTTCTGCCCGTACTCCCGGCCCTGAGCGCACAGGCGGAGCGACTGATCGAGACGGGGGTGCACGAGATCGCGGGCCTGTCGGCCGCCGAGATCCGTACATACGCGGCCGACGCCGAGGCCTCTGTGGGCAGCGAGGGCGCCCTGCTCGCCGTTCACCCCGACCGGGCGCCCGCCTCCGCCCTCGCCCCGCTGCTCCGCCGCGAGGGCAAGCCGGGCTTCGTCGTCGTCGACATGTCCGACGTCGACGAGTTCGCCCCCACCGGCGTCGAACTGCCCGACGCCCCGCTCTACGTCCTCACCGGCCTAGACCGCGGTGACCACATGAGCAACTGGAGCCCGGACGAGGCACTGCCCGCCCTCACCGAGCAGGACCGCACCCCGCTGCTGCTCGCCGAGGGCATCCACTGGGTGCTCCAGCAACCGGCTGCCCTGGACCGCAATCTGTGCTTCATGACCATCGGCTCCCGGCTGCGCAAGCCGAACGGCACGTTCGACGCGCGCACCCCGGCGATCTGGATCAGCAACGGCACCGGCCGTGACGGCCGCGAGCGCCGCGAGGCCCCGAAGGTCGGCTGGTGCTGGTGGAACAACCGCCACACCTGGCTCGGCTTCGGCTCCACCACGGGCCGCAAGCCCTAG